The following is a genomic window from Antechinus flavipes isolate AdamAnt ecotype Samford, QLD, Australia chromosome 3, AdamAnt_v2, whole genome shotgun sequence.
atgcagattgaaCTTGTAAATGTGTTGTGGTTATATATTTTTCAGAGAGCTGGCTGTTAATCACCCATTTCATTGATCccagtttttatttatatagcctTTTAATATCTATAGAGGGGTGTTCTCACTACCCTGAATAATATGGAGTAAACCCGTATTTTATAATACTTTTGCCCATAGTCACGTAATTAGGAAATATATGAACTAAAACTAAAGCCCAGGTATTCTAAActtctgcctctgatatttacaGCCTAAATGGGACAGCCATTTGACCTTTGGGTCTcaatcatttgtttaaaaaaattgtaaaaaaattaattgtaaagtttatttgtaaaaaatagtGGGGTGAGCAGAAAGGCACCCAaggtctaaatctataatcccacAACTAAGGCTGCTGTTTGTCCCATTCCACTGTATTATCTCTGGGAAGATGGGGCTTAAGCCCCTGTGTAGAGTAGGTAGGGAGAGGTTGAGCCGCTAGggagagatttgaatccaggtcctctccCTTTAGTCCGGGGTTCTTTTCATGGTGATGCTGTGCAGCTAGGGAGGAGGTGACTGCAGGCCTTCGACCATGTGGAAATGATGACCTGGCTGAGTTAATCGTCCCAGGCCCCAAAGCCTGCGAGCTGGGCCAAGCCTTGACAGGGGCAGAGCCCCCGGGCGGGCCTGGAAGTCCATCTGCTGGTACCAGCTCATATGGTTCCAATGTTCCCTGGCTTCGGACAGCCCGGGCCAGAAGCCCCTGACTCAGAAGCAGCTGCAGCAGATCTGAGGCTCTGGCCTCCTGCTTCCACCAAGCCCTTCCCCACTGGTAGCTGCTGGCTCTTACATGGCCTGGCTTCTTAAAGTCACAGCTTCCTCTCCTCTTGCTCTTCAGTCGTGAGAGCCCCTTGTCCCATCCTGCGAGATGCACGTGGGGTTGTCAGATTTAGGCTTGCAGAGATCCATTTCCTGGCTTCCTGGAATGCCCACCTATGGTCTCATACCTGAAAAACACTTTCTCAGGACAATTAGGTGACAGattgtatcttttatttcctcttcttccttcaaggttctgccatttcttccatgaagctttccctgattcCCTTATACCACCACCTTTGTTGAAAGTACTCTCTGtacttcaaattttcttttttttctttttagtttattgtTAATAcatgattttaatgaattatgttgagagagaaaaatcaaagcagttgggaaaaactatgggagagataacaaaatagaaaaaaaaaagaagtgaacgtagcaaagaagtaaacatagcatgtattgatttccattcagtctccttagttctttctctgattacagatggcattttctgcccaaagtctatttggcttgctttggatcactgaactgctgagcaGAACCAGGTCTTCCAttgttgatcatcgcacattcttgctgttacaatgtgtacaatgtattcctggttctgcttgttttgctcagcatcagttcatgtaaatcttcccaggccctcctaaaatcagcttgctcgtcatttttttaatagaacaagtATAATCCAacactttcatataccacaacttgttcagcccttccccaattaatgggcaatccagtccttttccaattctttgctattaagaaaagagctgctacaaacattttttgcgcttgtgggtcctttttccttctttatgatttccttggaatctacttcaaattttcaaaaatattctgtTTGAATCTTTCCTTTGCCCATATCACCCTCTACCTTATACTATTTGCATGCATATTCCTGTAAGCTCCTGGAAGACAGGGACtgtgtcattttttatttttatattccaagCATATAATCCAGCTCCTTGTATATGGCAAGCAGTCACATAGATATACCATGAATGGTTCCATTGATCGAGTCTCttcattttgttgttactgtttgagtcatggctgactctttctgaccccatttggggttttcttgacaaagatacaggagtaatttgctattttcttgtccagctcattctatgaggaaactgaggcacacagaattaagtgacttgctcagggtcatacagctagtgaataTCTAAGACCAGGCCCAATATTCTGTCCACTGCACTAATTAGCTGCTCATTGTTAATActagttcacatttatttaataCCTTAAGGTTTGCAATCCAATCCGATAATTCATTCCAATAAATTTCTTAAGCACCTGTGATATGACAGGCATTGCATTAAGTGCtggaaatatattaataaaaacaaaaacagtctctGCATTACTATCTAAAAGACAACACACGCAAAAAAGTGAGGGGGAAGGTGGAGGGACTGGACCCCAAGGGTCCGTGGCGTTGACACATCTTGGTGAGATCAGGTAGGGCAGCAGGTAGGCAGCCAGGTAAGACCAGAGTCCAACTACTGTCTTGTATAAAGGAAAATACAAGGAGGAGTTTGGTACTAAACTCTCTATAGGGGAGAGGAAGTGGATTTAATCGATCGATGAAATAAGGGGGAACTTGGGAAGGAAAACTTCCTTGGAGTTGAAAACAGATGGAGTTTACAAAGAATAttcaaatcatctcatttgattttcacaaccttCAGgcttttttaaatagatttttatagatgaagaagctgagtcTCAGGAAAGGCAATTGCCTTACCAAGCTAATAAGTATccaaggtggaatttgaactcagggcttcctgatttcCAAACTAATTCACTTAAGCTATGCTCCCTCCCTGTTAGCCCAGAGAGAGGCCATAGAGCTTgcctgttttatagataaggaagctgaggcctaAGTCTATTAATAAGGATTTACGACGTGCCTGCTCTGGGTTAGTCCCCTAGGGATGGGGCAAGTATCAGAAAAATCCTAAGACTGAGAGTAAGGGACTTGCTCAGTCACCCAGCCAGTAACAACTGGAATTTGAGCCCAGGCCCCCCAACCCCAGAGTGGTCCGTGCCCCTTCCACTATGCCAGTGCTTTGTCTTAGGTCTCAGTAAGAATCCTCGCCTCCCTGGGCTTCCATTCTTGGCCCCCATGCAGGTGACAGGATGAGGGCCAAGACTAAAACCCTCTCCCTTTGGAAAAAGAAAGTTACCGTTCGAGCCTTCCATCGTGTCTGGACTGGGGGCAGAGGAAAAGGGTCTCATGGAAGGAAGACAATTATTCCTTTCCTGTTGATCCACCCGGCCTCCGGCGTCACTTCCTGAAGTTCACCACACGCAGCAGTTGGCCCTATAAATAGATTTCCTGGAAGCCACCCCTGAGCTTTTCACTGGATCCCCAACAGAGCAGGGACCACCTGCTAGAATGGCAATGGGCCTTCCCGTTCCCTGCAGCCTGCTCTCCCCCAGGCCCCAAGGGTCTGAACCTCAAAGGCAGAAGCCCAAgctgggagaggagaaagaagaacactggatttggaaccagagTCTGGGCTTGAGTTCTGGTTCTGCCCCATTGTGAGCAAAATGCTTTTCCAAGTGTTCATGCTGGCATTGAAGGGCCCTCGCGGCTCTAGACGGTGTTCTGAATTCTATGAGCCTCGGACCCAAACTAATCCTCAGAAAGAACCGTGCTTCTGGTGATACCTGGGCTGGTCACTCACAAACTCTGCTTGGCCACTGTCTGGTGCAGAAAGCTCAGGGGCTTGTCTTCTTACAGAAAAAAGCAGCTCAGTCTCTCAAGCCTGAGCTTCTGAGAGGGTCAGGGGCGGAGCCAAATGGGCCACACTGGACTCGGCCAGTGTTCTGGGGTGGGAAGGGAGCTTTGCTTAGACACCAGAACACTTTTTTGTATCTGACACTGAAACTGAGAAGCCATTTAAACTCTGACCCTCAGTTTTACTCACCTGtgaaataggtataataataccCATAGTCTTCGTCTCCTAGGACAACTGGGAAGCTTAAAtgatatattggatttttttaagtgttttacaaaccttcAAGGAACTACAAATGTTAGGAATTACTCCAAGTGGGTAATGCAGTGTAGTAGAGAGAGTCTGGGCCTGGAGCCCCAAGGCTATAGGACTGAGTTCCATTGGTGTGGTCTTGTACAGATCAATTCTCTGCTCAGTGTCTCTAGGAGACTTTCTAAGGCTGCAAATGACAGATGGTTGTTTCAGTGAAGGGTTTTTCACATTGAGAGTTTGCTACATTGATCAAAATCTGGTAAAAATTGGTAAAAATCATAGACCTAGACTGAAACCAAAATATTTTACTGCATGACTTTGCAAGGTTGTTGGGAGGGAAGCATTTTGCTGACCTGATGTAAACTAttaattattgtgaggattattgagattgtaaagtactttgcaactACTGGCTGTGTAAGGATGGCTGTAGTAccagtagtagtggtggtagtaatggCAATAGTAGTAGTGATGGCAGTAGCAGTTAGGTGCCCTAGACAGAttactagtcctggagtcaggcagacctgagttcaaatgtggtcccATCCCATACTAGCTCTGCGACTCTGACAAGGCACTCGGTCTCTGtctactcagttttctcatctataaaatagggacagTAACAGCACTTATctctgttgtgaagatcaaaaaagaTTAGAAGCATTTAGCACCTAATAAGCACTAGATAGCTGTTAACTATTATCGTTGTAGGAATAGAAGCACTTGGAACAAATCCCATTCCCATCGACGGAAAGTTTATGAGGGCTTTTCTCCCAGCAGTCCTGGAAGGGAGGGGATACATAGTCAACTGCCATTCTCCTCTGTTAGCCACGGCCTGAGCCTGTAAAAGCCAAGATCTTGGCAAGCAGGTGCCGTAGGGCCTCTAGTTCCTATGGAGCCAGATTAAAATAGCAGTGGGAAATATTTGGCAAAGTAAGTACCAGATGCAAGGGAACACAGATAATgctcatttgtggttttctaagtcactatGACTTCTGGTAAGCTTGACATCCCTGCTATAAAGAGGCTTTAGGCCTTGGTCTCTGTTCACTATTGACCTTGAGATATAGGTTTGAAAGAGAGCAGGACTTTACCTTGCCTCAGAATTTGTGTCCAAGAATACAGGAATGTCCTTTTCATTCCTGGGATGTCGTATCAGACACGTGGGACTGAAGAAGGTGGGAGAAGGCAGGGCAGAGCGATGGACGGGCCAGGTGGAGGCCTTCGCCAAAGTCAGAAGGAAAAAGGGCCACATAACCCGAGGAGAATTAATTTTAGGAGATGGACAGAGTCCCCTCGGATGGGCAGGCTGGAGGTGGGGAGAGCCGGGTTGGTGGAGGGAATAGCCACAGAATCCTGTGGAGAATTGAAGTCCTTTTAGCTCAAGAAGAAGGTTTTGGCCCAGAGCTTGGTCACGAggcatgtgtgtgtatctgtgtgtgtgtgtgtgttacagaATCACTTGTTTATTGTGTGAAACATGACAAATTAGGGTCCTGCATCTGGAGGCAAAGGACCTGAGGGCTTAACCCTGACACTGACTGACTGCAGCAGCTGGTGAGAGGCCTGTAGATCATCCACGTGAGCCAAAAACTGAGGGTGTTTGGCCAGCAGGAAAGAATACAGGCTGGGCAGAGATGCCGGCAAAGAGGGCTTATGTGGAGGGTTGGGAGAAGGGATTAGCTTTGTTCCTCCTGATCCCAGAAGGCAGGAAGAGGTTTTGGAGTCCTTCTAAAAATGGAACAGGCTGCCCTGGAGAAAAAAAGGGGTTCCTCTtccctggaggtcttcaagcaaaggctgagcagtttttttaaacaagaaaataatatggGTAGACCTGTACgctaagaaggaaagagaaagggaatgagcatttatttaacaCCTGCTCTGTGACAATTCTTCTGTGTATGGTAACTACAAACCCTATAAATATTACTTTGTTTCATCtccacaactctgggaggtaggtcttatttttattcccattttatagttgaagaaactgaggcaggcataGTTTAAGCGACTCACATGGCTAATTAAAGTTTGGAGACCGAACGTAGGCCTTCCAGGCCCAGAACCCTGTCCTCACATCACGCAGCCGATTTTGCCGAGTGTGTGAAGGTAAGATGATTGCCTGGAACTATGGAGTCCAGTCAGGAGGCTGTTATTAAGAGAGATGATGAAGACCTGACCTAGCATGATGACAGTGGCAATGGAGAAAAAGGGACTGAAGGGAAAGAGGGTATAGAGGTAGGATCAAGAGGCCTTGGGGTGAGGGAGAAGGCAGAGTTCAAAATGATTCTGAGGTTTTGAGCCTGAGTCATTAAGAGGGAGTGATGATTTCATAAACAGAAACAAAGACTATAGGAAGAGAGGTAGGTTTAGGGTGAAAGGACCTTCGAGGCTTGTGGTGAGGTGGCTCAGTGGTTAGAGTTGTGAGTattatcaggaagatctgagttcaaatctaaccccagatcttcactagctgtgtgaccctgagcaagtcgatttaatcctgtttgtttcaatttccttatctatgaaatgaattgaaaaagaaaatggcaaaccactccaatatttctgccaagaaaatccagaTGGGGTCATAAAGGATAGGACATGAACGAACAAAAAGAACAACAGCACCTTTTAAGTTAGTTCCCTCATCCACACTGAATATCTCCTGTATTACTGTACATTATATGTACGTATTAGGCTCTTCGGTGAAGTTAAAAGGTGAATACTTCTCGCCTCCTCCTAGAAAGATCTTATTTTTGGCCCCATACACCCTAAGACAAACTGGAGGACTTTGGGCTAGTCACATAGGGccctctctgttttctcatttgtcacaTTTAGAGTTTAGAATAGATAATCTATAAGGCCTCATGGTATGATAGAAAAAAGCGCTGGCTCTATAATTAAaggaattgggttcaaattccaaccTTTGACATAACTGTCTATGTGATCATCTTGAGCCAAATCACTACCTCCCTGTTCCtcagtttataaaataaagagattgaacTAGGTGGCTTTTAAGGctcattccagctctaaatccctAATTCTATGATCCCTTTTAATTCAAACAATCTATGTTCTCTGTTCTAATTCTGCATTTCTAAGTACCCTTCCAGTCCTGCCATTCAGCGTACTAACACTCTATATTTGAAAGTTACTTCCAGATATAATGGTCTTTGTTCTGTTTGAGAGGATTGTCTAGAAAGTGTCTAGAAAGCATCTCATGTGAAAAAGTCTTGGAAACCTTAATGGGTCACAAGGTTGATTTGAGTTAACATTGTGATtcaggagttaaaaaaaaaatctaatgaaagtTAAGGCCGTAGGAATATTAGTCAACcagatagcatttattaagcacctatttgtgccaggcactgtgttaaactcTGGGAATACTAAAAAacgaaaaataaaaacattcacaTATAAAAACTAGTCTCTTCTTTCAAAAAGCTCACAGTATAATGGGAggaacaatatgcaaacaactgcATAGAAAGAAGTTATAGACGTGATAAACTGAGGGAGTCACAGAGGGTTAGATAAAGGATCACTAGgaaggaaagatttcttgtagaagaCTTCAGTTggaaagccagggaagccaggatgTGGAGGTAAGGAGAGATAGGGGTAGCCAGTGAAAACGCTTAAAGTGGGATGATGGGTGCCATGTTTGAGGATCAATCTGGAAATCATGGCGAGAGTAGGAGGCTGGGTAGTTCTGCTTCCATCCATGGTCAGATCTCATCTGGAATAGCCTAATTTGGGGCAACATTGGCAAGAGAAAGTTAGCAAGTATAAAACAGAGGTTAAAATTTCTATATGGATATTTAGCCTGGCCAGAAAACTAAGGGATGCTTGATATTTGCCTACCTATATCTGAAGGGCAATTAATTATGAGAGGAAGGAAGCAGGTTTATTCTGTGATGCTCCAGAGGTTAGAATTAGGAACATTGGAGGCAAGTTTAAGGATACAGATTCATGCTTCACATAAGGAAATTTTCCTATTTGAACTGTCCAAAAGTGCAATGGACTGTTTTGGGGAATAGTGAGTGCCTTGTTAATGGAGCTATTAAGCAAGGAGCAATGTTGCCATTAAGCTGTAATCTCCTTAaggtaggaactgtcttttgctttctttggaTCCCCAGCACTTAGAATATCGCCTGGGATatagtgggtgtttaataaatgttgattgattgaaagaagTTATGATAAGGGGAGAAGTTGACTCAGGTGATCACTGAAGTCTACTCCAACCCTAAGAATCTGTGAGTTTGTTTCCAGGGCCATTAAGACTTTCTCTGGTTCTGATCTTCAGAATTCTACCATTCTTCAGTGGGAAGCTCTTCCCCACTAAGTCTGGTCTCTCGATTGATAGGAAGGAGAAGCACTTGGCtcaaagggaagggagaggccAGCGGAGCAGAGTGGAGCAGGATGATATTACATCTGGGGAATGTCAGTTATGAGGGGAAAGGGTAAGGGGCCTCAATTTCTGCTCCCTGGAATGGGAATTTGGAAATAGCATTTGAGGATATATGagaagctaaaataaaaattggatgactggagaaaatgttttatctttccttcttgtAAATGCTTTGCCTCCACTGACAATAGCCAAAGTCAGCCTATAAATGTAACAGCAATAAACGGGGAGAGCCATTACCTGGGAGGAGGTGATAGTGTTTGTGAATGTCTAACCCAGGGTACTTGAACAATTAATAGAAATAGAGGGCCCTAAGAGGGCATATAAGTAAAGAATTCTAGAATGCCTGAGTACGTAGGGTCTTTAGAACACaatttcagagctgggaggacccttagaacacaggatgtcagagctgggagggcccttagaacacaggatgtcggagccgggagggcctttagaacataggatgtcagagccaggagggcccttagaacacaggatgtcaaagccgggagggcctttagaacacaggatgtcaaagctgggagggtcttagaacacagaatgtcagagctgggagggtcttagaacacagaatgtcagaactggcaGGGcctttagaacacaggatgtcaaagctgggagggtcttagaacacaaaatgtcagagccgggagggccctcagaacataggatgtcagagctgggagggtcttagaacacagaatgtcagaactggcagggcccttagaacatggaatttcAGAGccgggagggaacttagaacacaggatgtcagagctgcgTGGGCCCTAAGAACACAGAGcatcagagctggaagagttCTTAGATAATTTCAAAGCTGAGCGAGTGAGTAGTAGAGGTGGCCCTTGAGCTTGAGTCTTTTGTGGCCTCAGTAGGCAAGGGATGCATTGCCCACATGCAGCTGCGTGGCCCTACTCTAGTTCCTGTGCTTTTCTCTGGGGGCTTTCGAGAGGCTCCTGCCCTAGGCGAGCCCTGTTCTCCGTGGCCAGACTAGCACCACACAATGGATGGTCCAGGAGAGCAGAGGGTGTGATCATCTGTGAACCCGCGGCCCAAAGCCTCAGGAGCCAGCTGAAGCTAGAGCAGGACAGGGAACCCACACCTGGAAAAGCTGCAACAGCAATGTTATGCACAAATGCTGCTTTACAATTCACAAAGTTCTTTCCTAGCCATTCTCTCCTTGTAAAACGGGAGCAATACGCAGTATGGAACTCGCAGGGCTGCCTTTGGGGAACATGTTCTGTAAGCCTCGTAGAATGTGTACTGGCTCATGGTTCCCAGAAAGGCAGCATGATGTAGTGAGTGAGGTCAGGGTTCGAGTCCTGCCTTTGACACAGACTGCCTGGGTGACTCCTGGGCAACTTGATGAACAGCTTAGGGCTCCCAGCCAGCTCTCTAAGAGTATATATCATAAATGTCCAGCTCTAGGGAGGAAATTTTCTCATTAAAAGATTCCTATATCAGTATAGTACATAGGCtagacatggaatcaggaagatctggcttTGAACCACTCTTTAGAAAAttattactacctgtgtgaccccaggcattTCGTCTGATCTTTCTAGGACctggtttctttatctataaaattaaacttgatgatctttaaaatctctttgaattctaaatctatgatcctgtgaaatTAAGATTAATTTAACTATAAATACATGAgcatgtgtatatctatctatctatatatacacacactcacacacatctaggtaggtaggtaggtatgTGAATATCTCCAAAAGAGTTGCAAGAggtttgcagatggggaaactgaggctcaagattTGCCCAAGGATATAAAATGGCTAAGACCCAAAGCTGGGACCTAGCTCCTTGTCAGCTCCTTCCTGTTATGCTGAGGGTCTTGCTTGAGCCCCTGCCACCTTTTCTCTGGCATCCCGGGAGACCTTCCAGCACATAATGCTCCAGTGTTCTCTCCCCTCACTAGGTGGACATGGAGGTCCTGTGCCACAGCCGGGGGCTTCTGCAGATCCCCGCAGTCCTCCATGCAGACAGCAAGGCCCTTGACCTGTCTCAGAACCAACTGCAGAGCATCCTGGAGACTCCACTCATCTTTTACACTGCTCTCCAACGCCTAGATTTAAGCTCCAATCAGATCAGCTTCATTCAGTCTGGCATTTTCACCAGCCTGCCGCAGCTGGAGTACCTCAACCTGGCCCGAAACCGCCTGGGGCGGGCGTCCCCCCAGAATGCCAACGCGGGCCTCGGGCTCCTGCCCCGTGTGACCACCCTGGACCTCTCGAGCAATGGCCTGTACAGCGGCCTGGCTGAGGCCTTCCTGGAGGACGCCCCGCGCCTGCTCTCGCTCTCCTTGGCGGAAAACAGCCTCACCCGGATTTCCCGCTGGACCCTGCGGGGAGTGCCGGCCCTTGAGGAGCTGGACCTGCACAGCAACGTGATCATGGAGATCGAGGAGGGGGCCTTCGACGACCTGCCCCACCTCGCCCGCCTCAACCTCTCCATGAACTCCATCACTTGCATTTCCGACTTCAGCCTCCTGCAGCTGCGGTTCTTGGATCTGAGCCGCAACAGCATAGAGACCTTCCAGACGGCCCCCTCGGACCAGGAGTACCAGCTCCACTGGCTCGACCTGCGAGAGAACAAGCTGGCCCAGTTTCCCGACCTGCCCAGGCGCAACCAGCTCATCTATCTGAACGTCTCCAACAACCTGATCCAGATGCggcccacctcctcccttagcgACCCGGGCGCGGAGGCCTGGGCCGTCGGTCCCCAGCCGCCCACTGACCCAAGCGCGAACGACAGCTTCCCCGCCCTCTCCCATCTCTTGTTCTTGGACCTGAGCTACAATGAGATTGAAAGCATCCCACAGGGATTCTTGGACCCCATGACTTCCCTGCAGTTCCTCAACCTCAGCAGGAACTGCCTCCGCACCTTCGAGGCCGAGTGGGAGCGCGCCCTGCCCAGCCTGGACACCCTGGATGTGAGCCACAATGACCTGCAGGGCTTCGCGGTGGGCCTCCACGGCCTGGCCAGCCTGCGGCAGCTCTTCCTGCAGCACAATGCCCTGACTGCCCTGCCGCCTCTCACGCTTGCCAACCTCCCCAAGATCCAGCGCGTGGACCTCCAGAGAAACCA
Proteins encoded in this region:
- the LRRC32 gene encoding transforming growth factor beta activator LRRC32, with the protein product MNLWVLLLLAVVTLGRATYRPLEKPPCDMVDMEVLCHSRGLLQIPAVLHADSKALDLSQNQLQSILETPLIFYTALQRLDLSSNQISFIQSGIFTSLPQLEYLNLARNRLGRASPQNANAGLGLLPRVTTLDLSSNGLYSGLAEAFLEDAPRLLSLSLAENSLTRISRWTLRGVPALEELDLHSNVIMEIEEGAFDDLPHLARLNLSMNSITCISDFSLLQLRFLDLSRNSIETFQTAPSDQEYQLHWLDLRENKLAQFPDLPRRNQLIYLNVSNNLIQMRPTSSLSDPGAEAWAVGPQPPTDPSANDSFPALSHLLFLDLSYNEIESIPQGFLDPMTSLQFLNLSRNCLRTFEAEWERALPSLDTLDVSHNDLQGFAVGLHGLASLRQLFLQHNALTALPPLTLANLPKIQRVDLQRNQVRPCGAWRALAEPAASGCLVFSGIPSLQALNLAGNALHRLPEGAFLQTPLVTLDLSANPGLEVVPGALAGLEASLEVLQLQGNGLDALHVDLPRFTRLKQLNLSENQLSWLPAWTREASLEKLDLRNNSFSHLESRDMSGLEGSLRRLYLAGNPLACCGNGWLVAVIQRGSVDIANLEELKCRHSKDFSSQEDVPFLRVRPEDCEKEGLKKINVLILLIVALVLSVLLIGVALFCCFCRQEFNQHFKA